The Gemmatimonadota bacterium genome window below encodes:
- a CDS encoding TfoX/Sxy family protein: MAFDPYLADRIRQRLGKRPGLTEKEMFGGLGFMLHGNMCCGIIGDEMIARLGPEGGEAALRDPHTRPFDFTGRPMRGWIFVEAAGLDDDAALDRWVARSVEFASSLPRK, encoded by the coding sequence GTGGCCTTCGATCCTTACCTCGCCGACCGAATTCGTCAGCGCCTCGGAAAGCGTCCGGGCCTGACCGAAAAGGAGATGTTCGGTGGGCTCGGGTTCATGCTCCACGGCAACATGTGCTGCGGGATCATCGGGGACGAGATGATCGCGCGGCTCGGCCCCGAGGGAGGGGAGGCGGCCCTTCGCGATCCCCACACCCGTCCCTTCGATTTTACCGGACGCCCGATGCGGGGGTGGATCTTCGTGGAAGCGGCAGGGCTCGACGATGACGCGGCTCTGGACCGCTGGGTCGCGCGATCGGTCGAGTTCGCGTCCTCCCTCCCGCGAAAATAG
- a CDS encoding SUMF1/EgtB/PvdO family nonheme iron enzyme, whose product MEPKFKAWGELILAALVVVALVILVGERFDMAIRDAAGPALPPIVGLESLSGVRPAAWYLPDDRLLGFVEITDGRFLMGSDPQADSLAYENEFWPGGGQATVDLPTYYIGRTEVTIAQFRAFLADTRYAVDPAALDGPPDHPVASVTWPDALAYARWLDGMLRNWSDTPPELARALDEGARVTLPDEAEWEKAARGTDGRIFPWGNDPVGGKANFQGTDVAPVGSVVCAECAHGLADMSGNVWEWTRSPFQPYPYDPAGLPLDLQADALWVMRGGSFSDGLQNVRAATRGGADPGAGRPFIGFRVAISAR is encoded by the coding sequence ATGGAGCCGAAATTCAAGGCCTGGGGGGAGCTCATCCTCGCCGCCCTCGTCGTCGTCGCCCTGGTCATCCTCGTGGGGGAGCGCTTCGACATGGCTATCCGCGATGCGGCCGGGCCCGCGCTCCCCCCGATTGTGGGGCTTGAGTCCCTCTCCGGTGTCCGTCCCGCGGCCTGGTATCTCCCGGACGATCGCCTCCTCGGTTTCGTGGAGATTACCGACGGCCGCTTCCTTATGGGGAGTGATCCCCAAGCCGATTCGCTCGCGTACGAAAATGAGTTCTGGCCGGGCGGCGGACAGGCGACCGTAGACCTTCCCACCTACTACATCGGGCGCACCGAGGTCACGATCGCGCAGTTCCGCGCTTTCCTCGCCGACACCCGGTACGCGGTCGATCCCGCGGCGCTCGATGGACCCCCCGACCATCCCGTCGCGTCGGTCACCTGGCCCGACGCGCTCGCGTACGCCCGCTGGCTCGACGGGATGCTGCGGAACTGGTCCGATACCCCTCCGGAACTCGCCCGGGCCCTCGATGAGGGCGCGCGTGTCACCCTCCCCGACGAGGCCGAATGGGAGAAAGCGGCGCGCGGGACGGACGGGCGCATCTTCCCCTGGGGGAACGACCCGGTGGGCGGGAAAGCGAACTTCCAGGGGACGGACGTCGCCCCCGTGGGGAGCGTTGTTTGTGCCGAGTGCGCCCACGGGCTCGCCGATATGAGCGGGAACGTCTGGGAGTGGACCCGGAGCCCCTTCCAGCCCTACCCGTACGATCCTGCCGGACTTCCCCTCGACCTTCAGGCTGACGCCCTCTGGGTCATGCGGGGCGGGTCTTTCTCGGACGGGCTCCAAAACGTGCGTGCCGCCACCCGAGGCGGTGCCGATCCGGGGGCCGGCCGTCCCTTCATCGGTTTTCGAGTGGCGATTTCGGCCCGCTGA
- a CDS encoding CDP-alcohol phosphatidyltransferase family protein, translating into MGEASLAGRGTTRVMEADGIPTAYLMRSVPGQPVLQGPVEPLLAHSRREPSRVMSVLSVLRADEAMLSKLRRMPNQLTLIRLLSVPAMWICAILGSERGIGLGLIVAGLTDLIDGPLARRLNQTSQFGARFDSLADQFVQLSAIAWVYILMPEIFSENRLLSLAAIGVYLTSLSVGVLKFRRIANLHLYLSKVAGLVLYVFVIHAFLVERYSPTLFLLAISAFIISSAETLLLQTLVARVDENIGSVLFLRLSQDHPLRRLARLLP; encoded by the coding sequence ATGGGAGAGGCCAGCCTGGCCGGTCGTGGCACGACTCGCGTGATGGAGGCAGATGGAATTCCCACTGCGTATCTTATGCGAAGCGTGCCGGGACAGCCGGTGTTACAAGGACCCGTCGAACCCTTGTTAGCGCATTCACGCCGTGAACCAAGCCGGGTGATGTCGGTACTGAGCGTCCTGCGAGCGGATGAGGCTATGCTTTCCAAGCTTCGGCGTATGCCCAATCAGCTCACTTTGATCCGGCTTCTGTCAGTCCCCGCCATGTGGATTTGCGCAATTCTTGGATCGGAAAGAGGCATCGGCCTAGGTCTTATCGTGGCCGGGTTAACCGATCTCATCGACGGACCTTTAGCGCGAAGGCTGAATCAGACATCGCAATTCGGCGCCAGGTTCGACTCGCTTGCGGATCAATTTGTCCAGCTATCAGCGATCGCGTGGGTGTATATTCTTATGCCTGAGATCTTCTCCGAGAATCGGCTGCTCTCGCTTGCCGCGATAGGCGTGTACCTTACTTCCCTGTCCGTTGGGGTCCTGAAGTTCAGACGCATTGCTAACCTGCACTTGTATCTCTCCAAGGTCGCCGGTCTAGTGTTATATGTGTTCGTTATCCACGCATTCCTTGTGGAGCGATATAGTCCAACCCTATTCCTCCTCGCAATCAGCGCGTTCATTATTTCATCGGCGGAGACTCTTCTATTACAGACCCTCGTGGCGCGCGTTGACGAAAACATCGGTTCAGTTCTGTTTCTCCGTCTCTCGCAAGATCATCCATTGCGAAGACTCGCTCGACTGCTTCCATGA
- a CDS encoding MgtC/SapB family protein: MEAIPLATMVLRLGVALGLGLLVGLERERRGSSLAGVRTFAVVALFGGVAGLLSLELGGWVLAAGFLAVAGLTVMGNVGKLRAGLHDPGMTTEVALLLMFGLGAFLLLGPLEVGIALGGTLAILLYSKARLHGIVERLGDKDVTAIMRFALVTLVIFPVLPNQTFGPFAVLNPREIWLMVVLIAAISLGGYVAYKFLGGRTGTAIAGILGGVISSTATTVSYARKSRGGGAASDLSVVVILIASTIVVVRVLVEISVVAPGSLRIAAPPLLVLLLAFTILSILAWRRGNANHQPMPEPSNPTEFGSAIAFGTLYAAIILAMAASREWFGSAGMYAIGAVSGVADLDAITLSSANLARVETIRPETLWRVVMVAALANLAFKLGIVGVLGSRRLLRQLLPYFLAGAGVAVLVLLLWPGG; this comes from the coding sequence GTGGAGGCGATCCCCCTCGCGACGATGGTCCTTCGGCTCGGGGTCGCCCTGGGGCTCGGGCTTCTCGTCGGGCTCGAGCGTGAGCGACGCGGAAGCTCCCTGGCCGGGGTTCGCACCTTCGCCGTCGTCGCTCTTTTCGGGGGAGTCGCCGGGCTCCTTTCGCTCGAGCTCGGAGGATGGGTCCTCGCCGCCGGATTCCTGGCTGTCGCGGGGTTGACCGTGATGGGAAACGTGGGAAAGCTCAGGGCGGGCCTTCACGATCCCGGGATGACGACCGAAGTCGCACTCCTTCTCATGTTCGGCCTCGGCGCCTTCCTCCTCCTCGGTCCCCTCGAGGTCGGGATCGCACTGGGCGGCACCCTCGCGATCCTCCTCTACTCCAAGGCGCGTCTCCACGGAATCGTCGAGCGGCTGGGCGACAAGGATGTCACGGCGATCATGCGGTTCGCCCTGGTGACGCTCGTCATCTTCCCCGTTCTCCCGAACCAGACCTTCGGACCCTTCGCGGTGCTGAACCCGCGGGAGATCTGGCTAATGGTGGTCCTGATCGCAGCGATCAGCCTGGGGGGCTACGTCGCCTATAAGTTTCTCGGGGGGCGGACCGGAACCGCGATCGCGGGGATTCTGGGAGGTGTGATCTCCAGCACCGCCACCACGGTAAGCTACGCGCGAAAGAGCCGCGGGGGGGGAGCGGCCTCCGATCTCTCCGTCGTCGTCATCCTGATCGCGTCCACCATCGTGGTGGTGCGAGTCCTTGTCGAGATCTCCGTCGTAGCTCCCGGAAGCCTGAGGATTGCGGCGCCGCCCCTCCTCGTCCTTCTCCTGGCCTTCACGATCCTCTCGATTCTCGCCTGGCGCCGCGGCAACGCGAACCATCAGCCGATGCCGGAACCGTCGAATCCGACCGAGTTCGGATCCGCCATCGCCTTCGGAACGCTCTACGCCGCCATCATTCTCGCCATGGCCGCGTCGCGTGAATGGTTCGGGAGTGCGGGGATGTATGCGATCGGAGCGGTATCGGGGGTCGCGGACCTCGATGCGATCACTCTTTCGAGCGCGAATCTCGCGCGAGTCGAGACGATCCGGCCCGAGACTCTCTGGCGCGTCGTCATGGTGGCGGCGCTCGCCAACCTGGCCTTCAAGCTCGGGATCGTAGGCGTCCTCGGGTCCCGGCGACTCCTTCGCCAACTCCTCCCGTATTTCCTCGCCGGGGCGGGGGTCGCCGTGCTCGTCCTCCTGCTCTGGCCTGGGGGGTAA
- a CDS encoding DUF5615 family PIN-like protein, which yields MKLLFDENLAARLVRDLADLYPDSSDALSLGLGGAGDRAIWARAGAEDFVLVTKDEDFHRLSVMHGPPPRVILIRLGNCTTAEVAAILRARIAEIRALTEQAEVAFLALG from the coding sequence GTGAAACTTCTGTTCGATGAGAATCTCGCGGCACGTCTGGTCCGGGATCTCGCCGATCTTTACCCTGACTCCTCGGACGCCCTCTCCCTTGGCCTCGGTGGGGCCGGAGATCGAGCGATCTGGGCCCGAGCAGGGGCGGAGGACTTTGTCCTGGTAACGAAGGACGAGGACTTCCACCGGCTCAGCGTCATGCACGGCCCACCTCCCAGGGTCATCTTGATTAGGCTCGGTAATTGCACGACGGCGGAGGTGGCGGCAATCCTCCGCGCTCGTATAGCGGAGATAAGGGCGCTGACGGAGCAAGCAGAGGTTGCCTTCTTGGCGCTTGGATAA
- a CDS encoding DUF4238 domain-containing protein, producing the protein MTARKHHTVPQSLLRHFAASHDREQVWVYDKEEGRGFMSAIRDAAAERDFYVVRSGEKRLNWEPAFQALDDRLASVTRELLATDAVASLAEDVLADVPMLVAMQLLRTQLRRSSIPAFADQLNEATKSLGFGAVAVSDDQARRIHLRQLLGVSELAESLAAKDLVLLQASVPGVAFWLSDNPVVMYNTFPYGEVGVSEPGIEIYFPISPARCLALYCPSIGEQVAESLDTSHPRPRLADPWYEELLRGIRRQTVVEIGQDFVTYLNELQIRQSARFLYAAGSEFDFAESVLAAQPDLRRIRTLTKMGEMGAGPPPYEGMPPGTFLLLVRGYRHHVVAVHNQTTRHNAGIMKVEVLDHGKLSSIGTEAPFDSATLIVDGQTTSFMRDVVVEPEARRGSYLVRHADHGLRQLFEGL; encoded by the coding sequence ATGACCGCCCGAAAGCATCACACGGTACCTCAGTCCCTCTTGCGCCATTTTGCGGCCTCTCACGACCGAGAGCAGGTCTGGGTCTATGACAAGGAAGAGGGCCGAGGCTTCATGTCCGCCATCAGGGATGCGGCAGCGGAGAGGGACTTCTACGTCGTACGGTCCGGAGAGAAGCGTCTGAATTGGGAACCTGCGTTTCAAGCGCTGGACGACCGCCTGGCTTCTGTCACTCGCGAACTCCTGGCGACTGACGCCGTAGCAAGCCTCGCGGAGGACGTCTTGGCGGACGTCCCCATGCTGGTCGCCATGCAGCTTCTGCGTACGCAATTGCGGAGATCGAGCATCCCCGCGTTCGCCGATCAGTTGAATGAGGCCACCAAGTCGCTTGGGTTCGGCGCCGTCGCCGTCTCAGATGACCAGGCGCGCAGAATACACCTTAGGCAGCTGCTCGGAGTCTCGGAGTTGGCCGAGTCGCTGGCTGCGAAAGACTTGGTACTCCTTCAGGCTTCGGTTCCGGGTGTCGCATTCTGGCTTTCTGACAATCCGGTGGTGATGTACAACACCTTTCCCTACGGGGAGGTTGGCGTCTCGGAACCTGGCATCGAGATCTACTTTCCAATCTCCCCTGCCCGCTGTCTCGCGCTGTATTGCCCGAGCATCGGTGAACAGGTAGCCGAATCGTTGGACACATCGCACCCTCGGCCACGGCTTGCCGACCCGTGGTATGAAGAACTGTTGCGGGGCATACGTCGGCAGACCGTCGTTGAAATCGGGCAAGACTTCGTGACGTATCTGAATGAGCTACAGATTCGTCAATCGGCGCGATTCCTGTATGCCGCAGGTTCTGAATTCGACTTCGCCGAATCGGTCCTAGCGGCGCAACCCGACCTGCGGCGAATTCGAACGCTGACGAAGATGGGTGAGATGGGGGCTGGACCGCCTCCGTACGAAGGAATGCCCCCTGGCACGTTTCTATTGTTGGTGCGCGGGTATCGCCATCACGTTGTGGCAGTGCACAACCAAACGACTCGCCACAACGCGGGAATCATGAAGGTAGAGGTGTTGGACCATGGCAAGCTAAGTTCCATCGGAACCGAAGCACCCTTCGACTCCGCTACCCTAATCGTCGACGGGCAGACAACTAGCTTCATGCGCGATGTGGTGGTGGAGCCCGAGGCGAGGCGGGGATCATATCTCGTTCGCCATGCGGACCACGGGCTGAGGCAGTTGTTCGAAGGGTTGTAA
- a CDS encoding SOS response-associated peptidase: MCTRYKLTIEEQELLATYVAEMFMDDYRPRYNIAPTQSVPVLVNREEKRRIEGFRFGLVPAWAKDSSIGNKLLNARSETVAEKPSFRGAWKHARRCAVLTDGFYEWKKPESDKGSKVPHVIEMADRRTFALAGLWERWGPGDDPLFSVTILTTKPNDVLGSIHDRMPVVLGVAEEWDAWVDPAIASDDLTGFFHPYPAEELHAYAVSTYVNKPGNEGPQCAEPTHGL; the protein is encoded by the coding sequence ATGTGCACACGCTACAAGCTGACCATCGAGGAGCAGGAGCTTCTCGCCACCTATGTGGCGGAGATGTTCATGGACGACTATCGGCCGCGATACAACATCGCGCCGACCCAGTCCGTCCCCGTCCTCGTGAATCGCGAGGAGAAACGCCGCATCGAGGGCTTCCGCTTCGGGCTCGTGCCGGCCTGGGCGAAGGATTCGTCCATCGGGAACAAGCTGCTGAATGCCCGCTCCGAGACGGTTGCGGAAAAACCTTCGTTCCGCGGGGCGTGGAAACATGCCCGCCGCTGCGCCGTGCTCACCGACGGATTTTACGAGTGGAAAAAGCCCGAGTCGGACAAGGGCTCCAAGGTTCCGCACGTCATCGAGATGGCGGATCGCCGAACCTTCGCGCTCGCCGGGTTGTGGGAGCGGTGGGGACCGGGTGACGACCCGCTCTTCAGCGTGACGATCCTCACGACGAAGCCGAACGACGTCCTGGGCTCGATTCACGACCGCATGCCGGTCGTCCTGGGCGTGGCGGAGGAGTGGGACGCCTGGGTGGATCCGGCGATCGCCTCGGATGACCTGACCGGTTTCTTCCATCCCTATCCGGCCGAGGAGTTGCACGCCTACGCCGTGAGCACCTACGTGAACAAGCCGGGAAACGAGGGGCCGCAGTGCGCGGAGCCGACCCACGGACTCTGA
- a CDS encoding DUF433 domain-containing protein produces the protein MDYRNRIVLDPQVRFGKPTVRGTRITVSDVLSYLAGGMSEDQILVDFPQLALEDIRACLAFAAERERRLASVPAP, from the coding sequence ATGGACTATCGCAACCGCATCGTCCTGGACCCGCAGGTTCGCTTCGGGAAGCCCACCGTGCGTGGGACTCGCATCACAGTGAGCGATGTCCTGTCTTATCTCGCAGGCGGGATGAGCGAGGACCAGATCCTCGTGGATTTCCCCCAGCTCGCTCTTGAGGACATTCGTGCCTGCCTCGCGTTCGCTGCCGAGCGCGAGCGCCGGCTGGCGAGCGTCCCTGCCCCCTGA